The Montipora capricornis isolate CH-2021 chromosome 3, ASM3666992v2, whole genome shotgun sequence genome includes the window ACCCTCGGAGAATTCTTAATGAAAACGCTCAAGCATTTTATACCAAACAACAAGATAGTAAATGTTGTGCTGCCAGCGGCTTTTTTCACATGGCGACCattttgagtcccgagggattgaaaacttttgtttttcatcccTTGAACTCGCTTCCAAACACATCAACTAGAGACGCGGGGTACGTACTCTGTTGCCTTGGAccaagaagacgtcaaaatgtggtaagaacatcagtgacacactcggctatcgcctcgtgtgccacttttttgtttttaccacattttgacgtcatctgagatctattactgaacagacgcacggcaacatggactctttttgttaaataaattgaatCTGCAAAAGACAGGCTTATGCCTTTCACAAGATCGATCGTGAGACAAACGCCTGCCGTTTGATAAGTTTAAGGCACTTTGCGAGAACATGATTTGGATGAAAAAGACAGTGTATGTTGTGGCTCTTATTTTGGTTCGGAGACCGCAAATCTTTTGCTCAGTGCCGAGAATAACGCCCTCTTATCAGTTAAAAACTACGTTCCTGAATCCTCTGTTTTGCAACAGTTGGCATTTCAGGGGCGCAGCGTGGTCTTTCCGTTTAGGTACGCACAGGAAGGAGTAGTAAAACGAGCGTCGAAGGCGCGAGCCTCCAGTGGGGTCTGGGGACCCAGAAAATGTTTATCTCATAGGGCCTCGAAAATGTCATTTTCCATGTTTTCCCGGGGGACGTTTCATAAATCAAAGCACGAAAAAACACACTAAGTATTCAATAactttgttgtttatttgtcaacCTTTGGTACTACTGATACAAGTGTACATTAGACTAGTATCGATTTTAACCCGTAAATGTGGCTGTAGCAAAAGGGCGAGACGTCTCCCTTTACGACGGGAAAATTCGGAAACTACATTGTCAATATTTTTGTACTTGTGTATGTGGCATATTGCCAAAGAGGGCAGCCTCTCCTCACTTATAGTGCTTCCAAGAGGGGTTTTCAGTCTCTTCATGCCGTAAAACTGTGTTCGGCAGCGCAGGTTGACAGAGGATAGGTGAGAAAAGTGGCAAGAGTAACATATATCCCTGGATAGAACTGGCGGCTTGTGTGATCAAGTGTCTCGACCAGACACAGTTGCATTCATAAATAAGTcaaataaataaagcaaaataaaatttttttttttttcgatttccatcGTTACACCCTTGCAATTTTTTGAAGCTGTACAGGGGAGCCGGAATTCTATCGTTCAGAACAATTCTTGGTGCTTAACGAAAAATGCGCCGTCTCTAAGGACTAAAATAAAAACCCTGCTCGTTTGTTTCTTATCCGTTTTTCTGCTCATGTGTTTAACCTAGAATGGGAGCCCATTACAAAAGAGGAAACGACCCGGGAGTGGATCAAGACTTTGAGATTGAAAGAATCATCATGCATAAACAATACAAGAAGCCATTTGGAATGAGTCACGACATCGCCCTATTGAAACTCAGTACCTCTGCACAGCTGAACAAACGCGTTGCTCTCGCTTGTCTGCCGGAAAAATCAGTGGACCTGCCTATCGATGATATCTCCAAGAAATGCTGGATAACAGGTGAGAAGtctacttttcttttttaaaattttgttttgcttttccgTTTGGAAGACACGTTGACCCCTAATCAACTTCTTTGCTGTTGGTcaaaaaaatgagcaaaaatgGATGTATATGTTGTGATTtaaattttttcttggtttgaTTTTTTTAACACCAGTTAAAAGTTTTCAAACTGGGTCgtaattttcatttcaattcaCCAAGGAGGACTCACTAAATTTAAGGAACCCTTCAACACGAAATTGCTGAATACGACTTTATGAAGACATTCAACTTAGGCTACCTTTACACGGGTCCGGACAAATTTTTTCACGGCCGAATTTTGTACCTGGACCGCCTCTTTACCTGGAACAGTGCAAATTCTGTTACAGATCGGAGTGATTGGTTAAGCTAATGCTTTTAGCCAGTCACGTTGTAGCTAGGTGAAGTACGCGGCAAATCAAACATAGCGGCAGACAAAAACTTTATGTGATAGATAAAATAAATGCAAAGTCGGAAAAGCAAGCGAAGGAGTTGACTGGGAGACAGTGAGGAGCAAGTACGAAGACAACCAAAATGTTTTTGGAAAAGTACCCTGATAAATGACAAGAACAAACTCCACCGAGGCGGGAGGAGgcttcaacaaagacagaatcctaaacaaactaaaaagtATCGTGCTTTtggtttttgtaaaatttgattttaaagagAGGGAAATGTAACTTTATGGAAGTAAGAAATTGCGACCTTGAAAAATTTTTGCTTAGCAACCAAAAAACATAAGTAGATTCCATGCCTTAACCACGCACGGTTCGGGTGTTTTCATGCGTCTGTACGCATACTGGCACCGTGCCGGTCAAAAAGTTAACCTGCTTTTTTTAGGTCTTCAACTTGCACACttagccgttcaaaaattcgtcCGCGTTCCACCGGTCCCGTGTGAACGCAAGGTGGAACCGTGCAAGTTTTTGTCCTTGCACAAATTTGTTAGGATCCGTGTAAACGGGGTCTTAATCCGTCAGACCATCACAAACGAGCTGTGATAATCTTGTTTCCTCCTTGTTCGAATAACCTAAAAAAACGACTGTGCTGTGATTGCGTGCGAACAGAAGGACAGAGTCGATGTTCAGGGGAATAATATGCATATTTTTGTGACAAACaaacgaaactggcctatttgtCACTTCATGTGATCACGAGGTCCAATGGTTGACCGCTGAATAAAAGCACTGAGAGCGCATTTTTAGTGTTAGCCTCCATCTGATGTGAACATGTTGACAAATTCCAGCGACAAGATGACCTGTTTACAACTCGGTCTATtgtttaagtaatgatccgtgtaaggtggatagcaatttcctttgttatgcggcaacggggctttccccacataggaatgttatcatttttacacagagaatgcataaacctacaggaaggcagttaacgcaataaaattcatttacagcccactttgaagggtgtttttttgtgttaaaagattttgaccaatcaaaagagttgaaaacaaaagccaagaaacgtttacaattttacatgttccctacatacgatttctgtggaattcatttaaacagagaccagatgaaagatggaagatgaatataatactgcttttatgaagttttgttaacttttgctgtttaagccaatcagaagtaagtacagacaatagaaaagttatcacctttttgcataccaattgaattccaacatgttcgttgccgttgttgctatcgttcttatctggaccgtttcttaattttcaaatttcaggcaCCTTCCCACCGGTTTCTACTTTGCTTTAGGTCGAGACTAACGCTGTATCAATGTGTCATTGGTGTTTGTATTCAGCGGTAATACTAAAATTTGAAAAGGGGCTATTATCGTCCAATCGCGGAAACTCGAGGCGAAGGATCAGGGATTTCGTGATgagataataataaatgaatatcGGAAGAAAAGGGTTCCCGGGGCCTGCAAACACCAAATCACTGTTTTGTCACTTCATTAAATAAATTTTGTGAAGTTTGATGTTTGAGCAAAATATATCTTTTAATAATATGAAGTGAAAATCTAAATCTAGCACAAAAATTGAACAAGGGTCAAGCGAGGTACCTGTGTTTCAAATCGGTTTAATTTTTAGAAATAAGGATAGTTATTGCATGAGCGGGTCCACAAAggtggtccatgttttgtacaCGTCCAGTGCAAAGCCCTGTCTGATTCAATGTACATGATGGTCCTGTTTATATTTCAAGGTTGGGGAACACTATCTTCAGGAGGGTCTACAGCTAGCGAACTCATGCAAGCACAGGTACCATTGGTCTCCAAAGAGCGCTGTCTCAAAAGTTACCCCAGACGGATCCATGACTCAATGCTGTGCGCAGGATATGACGAGGGAGGAATAGATACCTGTCAAGGTGATAGTGGAGGACCCTTGGTATGCAGGTATAATGGCAAATGGCATGTTGAAGGCGCCACTAGCTGGGGACACAGATGCGCCAAAAAAGGTTACTTTGGGGTGTATGCTAATGTCCGATACCTGCTTAACTGGATTCGTGAAATGATGGCAACTTACTAGGGTTTATATTTAGCCTTGATTACCAGCTGCTGTTTCGGGAAAGGACCTCACACTCCTCCCCTGGAGAGGAACGAAGACCAGACTGgagagagcggcggaaatcAATCAATTTGTGGGTGATGTTGGGCCATATCTGTTTGTTTTGTcattaaagaaataaattaattgaCCACACCGACACATTTTAAGAGTGTTTAATGTCCACATcctagtttaaaaaaatttcatgaCCAGCCGGGCTGCCTTTCGAAGGCAAGCACCCTCGCATTGGGCAACAAAAAAGTATAGAATATCTTATGTGCACACACAAACCGAATCGATGGGGGACATAGAAAAAGGAACAGACAATCTAAGTTCTAGAGTACACGTGTTTTAGCTGCTGAACGACGAAGTGATAGAACTTCCCGTTCCACGACACCAAACTGGAAATTGGCAGAAGGGCTGCTAAAAGAGCTTTGCTAAGACAAGTATATTGCTAAACCATTGGGCAACTCTCAAAATGCTTCAAAAATCGAGGGAAAGAAACAAACGTTCGCGAAGAGAAGAGGAATTAATTGCCAATGTCTTGGTCCACTTTGCTGCAAAATGCTTTATTGCACTATTTACGAAACAAATTCGCCTTATGCTATAAAATGTCATGCCATTACATTGATCACAAAAATACCATACCAAGCGTCTCTCTGTGTTTGTCCTGTATCTAGTCCTTTCATATTATATGACATCTTGTTCACGGAAGGACGAAACATCGGTTTTTTCACCTTCGAATTCTCCTAGAACGTTAGTAACACAGTCTTCAACCTCACTGTGTCCTACGCCTTTTGTTGATTCTCTTAACTGCTCCtagaaaaataaatgtaaaaacaaaattgttcaCCAATGGAGAAAATGTCGCGTGATTAGTTTTTATATAACCAAGTGTGATGGTGAAATGGTGAACTTAACTGTTGAAGCAAGAGTAGTTGAAAGATAGCCTAGTCCACTTGCCAGGAGAACCTTGAAACGTTCACAAACTCGTTTGTATGCTGTacaaaaacaaccctaaccaGTCACCATTACACTGGGTTCGTTCGACAGCCATCCTGCCCGCATTTCAAGGTATCAGACACCTTATAAATTAAGGCTTTACTTTCATTGAGATTTATACATGTTCAATATCACATCTTAAAAATCGTTACAAAATACCGTCTTTATGGAGAGTTATTGCAAACAAAACGCTATAAAGCCATTACCTGGAAGCAGCCATACAAATTCCATTttcccctttttctttttcaggtaatgaatattgaatgtCTTAAATTCTAAGTCGCTCAACCTTTGGCAAGGTTGTTGCCAGGTAGTTTTTCTAGAAAACCGTCTCAGCAAATTTCTCTAatcgttttcatttgaaaacaatgttttCCC containing:
- the LOC138041953 gene encoding chymotrypsinogen A-like isoform X2 — translated: MTSIRWNLVGALVVIAAIIWISHNNLYLYVINSLFLSPIKGWLGGAIETYECICSPCDAPYRGQSGCVNLIDSHASLQSSHSCPKPPPTQMPPEPPIPTDGPPKPPVSPLPHGPCGIKPESRIVGGTKARPGDWPWQAMLRSPRGSSFCGGTLIAAQWVLTASHCVSRKRPRDLRVRMGAHYKRGNDPGVDQDFEIERIIMHKQYKKPFGMSHDIALLKLSTSAQLNKRVALACLPEKSVDLPIDDISKKCWITGWGTLSSGGSTASELMQAQVPLVSKERCLKSYPRRIHDSMLCAGYDEGGIDTCQGDSGGPLVCRYNGKWHVEGATSWGHRCAKKGYFGVYANVRYLLNWIREMMATY
- the LOC138041953 gene encoding chymotrypsinogen A-like isoform X3, which translates into the protein MKLPFGARLIIVTLFGLEINALCYDKWPDCREVANEETCKTNLFVKYRCQKSCGFCGGPKPPPTQMPPEPPIPTDGPPKPPVSPLPHGPCGIKPESRIVGGTKARPGDWPWQAMLRSPRGSSFCGGTLIAAQWVLTASHCVSRKRPRDLRVRMGAHYKRGNDPGVDQDFEIERIIMHKQYKKPFGMSHDIALLKLSTSAQLNKRVALACLPEKSVDLPIDDISKKCWITGWGTLSSGGSTASELMQAQVPLVSKERCLKSYPRRIHDSMLCAGYDEGGIDTCQGDSGGPLVCRYNGKWHVEGATSWGHRCAKKGYFGVYANVRYLLNWIREMMATY